In a genomic window of Vairimorpha necatrix chromosome 12, complete sequence:
- a CDS encoding DDE-TNP-IS1595 domain-containing protein, whose amino-acid sequence MTDLYKDVEKIMEKMILRTLEGRFCPLCLGNVHRRMEIQNQMRCTSRGCRKEYIITKKKPFFNAKLSWLKICQVLYLLFENTTFRMIKNLLNIHKKTIYRIIRKSSKHITGNKKIGGPGIIVEIDESKFGKRKYNKGHKVDGVWVIGMVERTAERSLVLLKVKNRKAETLERLIKKYVSPGSIIFTDCWKGYINLNQLGLYEHYTVNHSLGFINPENGVHTNTIEGTWAGVKRVIPARHRTEKDINRYLNLFTFKRNNPINTFEMFIKKAFS is encoded by the coding sequence ATGACAGATCTCTATAAGGATGTCGAGAAAATAATggaaaaaatgattttaagaACATTAGAAGGCAGATTTTGTCCATTATGCCTTGGAAATGTACATCGACGTATGGAAATACAAAATCAAATGCGTTGTACCTCAAGAGGATGTCgaaaagaatatataataacGAAAAAGAAgcctttttttaatgctAAATTGTCTTGGTTAAAAATATGCCAGGttctatatttattgtttgaAAATACAACATTCagaatgataaaaaacCTACTTAATATtcacaaaaaaacaatctaTAGAATTATCAGAAAAAGTAGTAAACATATAACTggcaataaaaaaataggaGGTCCAGGTATAATTGTAGAGATTGATGAATCTAAATTCGGAAAGAGAAAATACAACAAAGGCCACAAAGTTGACGGTGTGTGGGTAATTGGGATGGTGGAAAGAACAGCCGAAAGAAGTCTAGTGCTtctaaaagtaaaaaacaGAAAAGCCGAAACTCTTGAaagattaataaaaaaatatgtaagTCCCGGAAGTATTATATTTACCGACTGTTGGAAAggttatataaatttaaatcaatTGGGGTTGTATGAACACTACACTGTTAACCATTCTCTTGGTTTTATAAATCCAGAGAATGGTGTTCATACTAACACGATTGAAGGGACATGGGCTGGTGTTAAAAGAGTGATTCCTGCCAGACATCGGACTGAAAAGGATATAAATCGTTatcttaatttatttacttttaaaagaaataatccTATAAATACGTTCgaaatgtttataaaaaaggcattttcttaa